A single window of Streptomyces sp. NBC_00464 DNA harbors:
- a CDS encoding aminotransferase-like domain-containing protein: MITDSTAVTTFRLDELHASLSDPVLGSMTLLNEIAGRFPEAVSFAAGRPYEEFYDPPQIHQYLERFVTYLEVERGQKPEQVRTALFQYGHTKGLLTDLLVRHLAIDEGLSVEPESIVVTTGCQEAMILLLRALRTDAKDAIMAPAPTYVGFLGAARLMEMPVLPVAEGSGGIDVEDLVVQVRRARERGLRPRACYVVPDFANPSGLSMSLADRRRLLEVAEQEELLLIEDNPYSLFNSDGRRLPSLKSLDITRRVVYVGSFAKTAFPGARVGYLVADQLVSGLGCEGRLLADQLAKLKSMLTLNTSTVSQAVIGGKLLANECSMTRATERETKIYRRNLARVLAGLERHFPAPTDGSPPRVTWNIPGGGMFAVVSLPFEADEAMLEYSAQRFGVLWTPMRHFYPEGGGTHQIRLSFSVLTPAQIDEGLARLAALVRDRTA, encoded by the coding sequence ATGATCACGGACAGCACAGCCGTCACCACCTTCCGCCTGGACGAGCTGCACGCGTCTCTTTCCGATCCGGTGCTGGGCTCCATGACGCTCCTCAACGAGATCGCGGGACGATTCCCGGAGGCTGTCTCCTTCGCAGCGGGGCGGCCCTATGAGGAGTTCTACGATCCGCCGCAGATTCACCAGTACCTGGAGCGGTTCGTCACGTATCTGGAGGTGGAGCGCGGCCAGAAACCCGAACAGGTGCGCACGGCTCTCTTCCAGTACGGCCACACCAAGGGCCTGCTGACCGACCTCCTGGTGCGGCACCTGGCCATCGACGAAGGACTGAGCGTCGAACCGGAATCCATCGTGGTCACCACCGGCTGCCAGGAGGCGATGATCCTGCTGCTGCGTGCCCTGCGGACGGACGCCAAGGACGCGATCATGGCCCCCGCACCGACCTACGTGGGTTTCCTCGGAGCGGCCCGCCTGATGGAGATGCCGGTCCTGCCTGTCGCGGAGGGCAGCGGAGGCATCGACGTCGAGGACCTGGTGGTGCAGGTACGCCGAGCCCGGGAGCGGGGACTGCGCCCGCGTGCCTGCTACGTCGTGCCGGACTTCGCCAACCCCAGCGGTCTCAGCATGAGCCTCGCCGACCGCCGACGGCTCCTTGAGGTGGCGGAACAGGAAGAGCTGCTGCTCATCGAGGACAACCCCTACTCCCTGTTCAACTCCGACGGCCGGCGCCTGCCCTCGCTCAAGTCCCTGGACATCACTCGCCGCGTCGTCTACGTGGGCTCCTTCGCCAAGACGGCCTTCCCGGGCGCCCGCGTCGGCTATCTGGTCGCCGACCAGCTGGTCTCGGGTCTCGGCTGCGAAGGCCGGCTGCTCGCCGACCAGCTGGCCAAACTCAAGAGCATGCTGACCCTGAACACGTCGACCGTCTCCCAGGCCGTGATCGGCGGGAAGCTGCTGGCGAACGAATGCAGTATGACCAGGGCCACCGAGCGCGAGACGAAGATCTACCGCCGCAACCTCGCCAGGGTCCTCGCCGGCCTGGAAAGACACTTCCCCGCCCCGACCGACGGCTCGCCTCCCCGGGTGACCTGGAACATCCCGGGCGGCGGCATGTTCGCGGTCGTCTCGCTGCCCTTCGAGGCCGATGAAGCGATGCTGGAGTACTCGGCACAGCGGTTCGGAGTGCTGTGGACCCCGATGCGCCACTTCTATCCCGAGGGCGGTGGCACGCACCAGATCCGCCTGTCCTTCAGCGTGCTCACCCCCGCACAGATCGACGAGGGCCTCGCACGGCTCGCCGCCCTCGTCCGCGACCGCACCGCCTGA
- a CDS encoding ATP-grasp domain-containing protein, with translation MDTTSSHVVHLGFAEQHIDSIEFGDHQVSLLVHKHVAEHMSHAARQRFARVGVLDVPHTLDFEDYDRALDQMIRLVEEFATELGPPTAVVAMYEHVTLPAARLRDHFGIPGVDAGTALLCRDKVRMKEAVRSGGVRVPVFWAVDAATPYADLERIAAALPGRIVLKPKRQAGSFGVTVLRDGTEFLAHARTHGIPDDHEVEEFVEGDVCHVDGVVRNGEIRFISASRYIGDCFNFTNGEQHLSSVTFDDASTLAAITEFTSLVLSSLKLHTSTFHLELFLTPDDELVFLEIANRFGGAYISNSIHAVYGVDLIRESVLACMDLPSEVGTTTGILDHEGVGASGWLYPALPESEPCVVKRIHGLDTCPDSVVLSEIPNIGQILNGDITAFPSAGKFVLSGASTAEVERDIRQLAAAYAVETAPRSTPET, from the coding sequence GTGGACACCACGAGCAGCCATGTGGTTCATCTCGGCTTCGCCGAGCAGCACATCGACTCGATCGAGTTCGGCGACCATCAGGTATCCCTGCTGGTGCACAAGCACGTCGCCGAGCACATGTCGCACGCCGCGCGGCAGCGGTTCGCCCGCGTCGGAGTGCTCGACGTGCCGCACACACTGGACTTCGAGGACTACGACCGGGCGCTGGACCAGATGATCCGCCTGGTCGAGGAGTTCGCCACCGAACTGGGCCCGCCGACCGCCGTCGTCGCCATGTACGAACACGTCACTCTGCCCGCCGCCCGACTGCGTGACCACTTCGGCATCCCGGGCGTCGACGCCGGGACGGCGCTGCTGTGCCGCGACAAGGTCCGTATGAAGGAGGCCGTCCGGAGCGGCGGCGTACGCGTCCCCGTGTTCTGGGCGGTCGACGCGGCCACTCCGTACGCCGACCTGGAGAGGATCGCGGCCGCCCTGCCGGGCCGGATCGTCCTCAAGCCGAAACGCCAGGCCGGCAGCTTCGGCGTCACGGTCCTCCGCGACGGAACGGAGTTCCTCGCTCACGCCCGGACCCACGGCATCCCCGACGATCACGAGGTCGAGGAGTTCGTCGAAGGGGACGTGTGCCACGTCGACGGAGTGGTGCGAAACGGTGAGATCCGCTTCATCAGCGCCTCCCGGTACATCGGCGACTGCTTCAACTTCACGAACGGCGAGCAGCATCTCTCGTCCGTCACCTTCGATGACGCGTCGACACTGGCGGCGATCACCGAATTCACCTCACTCGTGCTGAGTTCGCTGAAACTGCACACCAGCACCTTCCATTTGGAACTGTTCCTCACCCCCGACGACGAGCTGGTATTCCTTGAGATCGCCAACCGCTTCGGCGGCGCCTACATCAGCAATTCCATCCACGCGGTCTACGGCGTGGACCTGATCCGCGAGTCCGTGCTCGCCTGCATGGACCTGCCCTCCGAGGTCGGGACCACCACCGGCATCCTGGACCACGAGGGCGTCGGCGCCTCCGGCTGGCTCTATCCGGCACTGCCGGAGAGCGAACCCTGCGTGGTCAAGCGCATCCACGGCCTCGACACCTGCCCGGACTCCGTGGTGCTGTCCGAGATCCCCAATATCGGCCAGATACTCAACGGCGACATCACCGCCTTCCCCAGTGCGGGCAAATTCGTACTGTCCGGAGCGAGCACGGCGGAAGTCGAGCGGGACATACGGCAGCTTGCCGCAGCGTACGCCGTTGAAACAGCCCCCCGGAGCACCCCGGAAACCTGA
- a CDS encoding ABC transporter permease — translation MKSAILTRRSAILTDVGAVVERNYLVSRKNWSTLLSGMIEPILFLLSIGLGLGSLLGPVKVGDETVPYLAYFAPALMATSAMNGALYDSTVNFFWKLRYRRLYKQLLSAPMNIEGIVVGEIIWAQIRGAVYAVVMLVVIGICGGLRSPWAVLTVPAALLVGFAFAAIGVAISTVMRSWQDLDPVRFGTLVLFLASGTFFPASAYPAAIGYLVKVSPLYASNELIRALCLGRVGVAQLLEVAYLVALTVVALWIAVRRFGRLNAD, via the coding sequence ATGAAGTCAGCGATACTCACGCGGAGATCAGCGATTCTCACGGATGTCGGCGCGGTCGTCGAGCGGAACTACCTCGTCTCCCGGAAGAACTGGTCGACCCTGCTGTCGGGCATGATCGAACCGATCCTCTTCCTGCTGTCCATCGGCCTCGGTCTCGGCTCACTGCTCGGGCCCGTGAAGGTGGGCGACGAGACGGTGCCGTATCTCGCCTACTTCGCTCCGGCCCTGATGGCGACCTCCGCCATGAACGGAGCCCTGTACGACTCGACCGTGAACTTCTTCTGGAAGCTGCGGTACCGACGCCTCTACAAGCAGCTCCTGTCCGCCCCGATGAACATCGAGGGCATCGTCGTCGGCGAGATCATCTGGGCCCAGATCCGGGGTGCGGTCTACGCGGTCGTGATGCTGGTGGTCATCGGCATCTGCGGTGGTCTCAGATCCCCGTGGGCCGTACTCACCGTGCCGGCCGCCCTGTTGGTGGGATTCGCCTTCGCGGCCATCGGCGTCGCGATATCGACCGTGATGCGCAGCTGGCAGGATCTCGATCCCGTCCGGTTCGGCACGCTGGTGCTGTTCCTGGCGAGCGGCACGTTCTTCCCGGCCTCTGCCTACCCTGCGGCCATCGGCTACCTGGTCAAGGTCTCGCCCCTGTACGCGTCCAATGAACTGATCAGGGCGCTGTGCCTGGGCCGGGTGGGTGTGGCCCAACTGCTGGAAGTGGCCTACCTGGTGGCCCTGACCGTGGTCGCCCTGTGGATCGCCGTACGCCGTTTCGGCCGCCTGAACGCCGACTGA
- a CDS encoding ABC transporter permease produces MPSILVTSEHWLLQYRRTWRGTLTSSVLAPLLYLATLGLGIGASFDLQVEVGSQGVDYVAFVAPGLLAGWALQTAAEVSAYPVATAMRMDRTYHGMAASPLGYRGAYAGHLAFIALRITINCAIFLSVMGVLGIVTSWWAIAALFVAVLTGMACGAPILAFSAAIMRDASLTTLTRLVVTPMFLFSGIFYPVTVFPTALRWVISVTPLWNGAELCRQLMTGRPDVTHTLLHLLVLGCYLLLGLVAAERVFKRRLTL; encoded by the coding sequence ATGCCTTCGATACTTGTCACCAGCGAGCACTGGCTGCTCCAGTACCGCCGCACCTGGCGAGGCACGCTCACCAGCTCCGTACTCGCGCCCCTGCTCTATCTGGCGACACTCGGGCTCGGCATCGGCGCGAGCTTCGATCTGCAGGTCGAGGTCGGCTCCCAGGGCGTCGACTACGTCGCGTTCGTCGCCCCCGGTCTGCTGGCCGGCTGGGCGCTGCAGACCGCGGCCGAGGTGTCGGCGTACCCGGTCGCCACCGCCATGCGCATGGACCGTACGTATCACGGCATGGCGGCCTCCCCGCTGGGCTACCGGGGCGCTTACGCGGGGCACTTGGCCTTCATCGCGCTGCGCATCACCATCAACTGCGCGATCTTCCTGTCGGTCATGGGGGTCCTCGGGATCGTCACCTCGTGGTGGGCGATCGCCGCGCTCTTCGTGGCGGTGCTCACCGGTATGGCGTGCGGCGCGCCCATCCTCGCGTTCTCGGCCGCGATCATGCGGGACGCGAGCCTCACGACGCTCACGCGCCTTGTCGTGACGCCGATGTTCCTGTTCTCCGGAATCTTCTATCCCGTGACGGTCTTCCCGACGGCGCTGCGGTGGGTCATCTCCGTGACGCCGCTGTGGAACGGGGCGGAACTCTGCCGGCAGTTGATGACGGGCCGCCCGGACGTGACACACACGCTGCTGCATCTGTTGGTTCTCGGGTGTTACCTGCTGCTGGGGCTGGTCGCGGCCGAGCGCGTATTCAAGAGGCGATTGACCCTATGA
- a CDS encoding ABC transporter ATP-binding protein, whose product MTQAPPSAQQAPVVHARGLTKSYGGPTAVDAVDLDIRAGEAVGFLGPNGAGKTSLMRMLSCVSLPSAGSLSVFGLNAAKQSRDIRRRLGIVHQEDILDSELTVAENIHIYGRYFGIPRAVIRETSAELLEFAKLSDRADARVETLSGGMKRRLSIARALVSKPDVLLLDEPTTGLDPQARHMLWDRLAMLKKRGVTLIVTTHFMDEAEQLCNRILLMDEGRIKDEGAPQDLITRYASKDVVEIRASGEEDVPALEELAGKVGKRTERLPNRLLLYVDDGDLALRQVIGLGIDPRNCLVRRGSLEDVFLRLSGRSLTG is encoded by the coding sequence ATGACGCAGGCGCCGCCCTCGGCACAGCAGGCGCCGGTCGTCCATGCCCGGGGCCTCACCAAGTCCTACGGAGGACCGACGGCCGTCGACGCGGTGGACCTGGACATCCGGGCCGGTGAGGCCGTGGGATTCCTCGGGCCCAACGGTGCAGGCAAGACCTCACTCATGCGCATGCTGAGCTGTGTCTCCCTCCCGTCGGCCGGCTCGCTGAGCGTCTTCGGTCTGAACGCCGCGAAGCAGAGCCGCGACATCCGCCGACGGCTGGGCATCGTGCACCAGGAGGACATCCTCGATTCCGAGCTGACCGTTGCCGAGAACATCCACATCTACGGCAGGTACTTCGGCATACCCCGTGCGGTGATTCGTGAGACCAGTGCCGAACTGCTGGAGTTCGCCAAGCTGTCGGACCGTGCGGACGCCCGCGTCGAGACTCTCTCCGGTGGAATGAAGCGCCGTCTGAGCATCGCCCGCGCCCTGGTCAGCAAGCCGGACGTGCTGCTGCTCGACGAGCCCACCACCGGTCTCGACCCCCAGGCCCGGCACATGCTCTGGGACCGGCTCGCGATGCTGAAGAAGCGCGGCGTCACCTTGATCGTGACGACGCACTTCATGGACGAGGCGGAGCAGCTGTGCAACCGGATCCTGCTCATGGACGAGGGCCGCATCAAGGACGAGGGCGCACCACAGGACCTCATCACCCGCTATGCCTCCAAGGACGTCGTGGAGATCCGCGCGAGCGGCGAAGAGGACGTGCCCGCACTGGAAGAGCTGGCCGGCAAGGTCGGCAAGCGCACGGAACGGCTTCCCAACCGGCTCCTGCTGTATGTCGACGACGGTGACCTCGCCCTGCGCCAGGTGATCGGCCTCGGCATCGACCCCAGGAACTGCCTGGTCCGGCGCGGCTCGCTGGAAGACGTGTTCCTGCGGCTCAGCGGCCGCAGTCTGACGGGGTGA